CGGCCAGAGGTCGAGGCCCTGGACGCGAGCCTGGAGGACCTGCTCACCAGAGTGGATGAGTTCGTGGGCATGCTGGACATGCTTCGCGGCGACTCTTCCCAAGTCGTCAGCGAGGGCGTGCCGCGCATCCACGCGAAGGCCGCCGAGATGCGGCACATCTACAGCAGGATCGACCGGCTGGAGGCCTTCGTGAGGATGGTGGGCGGCCGCGTGGCCAGGATGGAGGAGCAGGTCACCAAGGCCGAGGCCGAGCTGGGCACCTTCCCCAGGGCGTTCAAGAAGCTCCTGCACACGATGAACGTGCCCTCACTCTTTAGCAAGTCTGCTCCCTCGAGGCCACAGCAAGCCGGCTACGAAGCCCCCGTCCTGTTTCGGACCGAAGACTACTTCCCTTGTAGTGAAAGGCCTCAGCTCTGACGGCCGGACCTCTGCGGCAAGAGGACCCCAGCTGAGGTGCTTACCTCCAGTATGAAGTGAATTGCACATCCTGCTCATGGACATACATGATGTTGGAGTGTGGGATTTCAGGGTCTACTTTCTGCACACTCTCCGTAGTGTATTCATGATTCAGTGTAGAATGTATAGACTTTATGCCTCCCAATTTTAAGaaaagagacggggtcttgttatgttgcccacactggccggaaactcctggactcaagtgatccttccgcctcagcctccccagtagctgggactccagggtCGCCAGCGCGCCCAGCCTGTGTCTTCCAGCTCTAATCAGAAAGCTGCTTGGCGAGGGCGTGGGGAATCAAACTGAATGAACTTTGCTCTGCACTGTGGCAAAACTGttatttttatggattttacTACACGGCGTTACCTTTTCAAGATTTATATGTTTGTATAATCATAAGAAAATTGAGCCATTAAAGCCTTGTTGTTATTCAATCCTAGTAGTCATTCAGTTTTCTGCACCCTACTCTTAGGGTAAATGGtacattatttaatattaaacctCCTATAGCGTGGATTGTAAACCAAAGGAAATGCTacaatttctgagaaaatatgttgatttttttgtgaCTAATTCCAAAGTTGTATTTGAACGTATGACCTCACAGTCTTGATTTGTCCAtagcaaatatatatgtgtgtgtgtgtgtgtgggttgccaattttggtttataatttaaatattaatagaaattttaagttttactGGACATGAGTTCCTTCTGAAAAGAATTTCACATATTGGCTTGTGTTTGTTCGAAATAGACGTGTTGCTCATATGCTTTTGGTAGTGAGATAAAGAAGAGGGGCTTGAGTATACCTCCTTTAGAGAACTAATGTGAAAAGCTATAGCTTCTGTTTCAGAGTATGGTATATTTCTTTCCCCTTGAAATGGAGAGTTAAATCATTTGTGTGAGTGAATGGTATTAGGATTTTCTTGCAGATACAGTAGTCTTTTTTTGAGATTCAAATCTATTTCATAAGGTGGCCCTCCTAAATAGTAGACGCTAAAAAAGCATACAGCTTAGGTTGCTTTTGTGTCATTTTCAGTGTCATCACAAGTCTTTGAGATTCATAGAGTAGCTGTATTTTCATTTAGCTGTGTGTTGTGAAGAATCTGATCATGTAATTATGCACCTAGCTCTCGTGGACCTTCACTGCCACATACGTAACATTTTTTATTCAGGTGGTTCATTGACTACAAATTAAGGAACTGTGAATGTAGAAGCTGAAAGAACAAGTAACCTACATTTAATATTCAGCAACTGCTGGTACCCCATAAGtaattcatatattttgatgACATAGTCACTGAATATGAAAATAGCGTCCTTACGTAACAATACATTGCTGAAAGATTTTTCACTTAATGTTCAAAAGCAGTAAttaggggccgggcacagtagctcacgcctgtaatcccagcactttgggaggccgaggcaggtggatcgcctgaggccaggaattcaagacccgcctggccaacatggtgaaaccccatctctactaaaaatacaaaaaactagccaggcatggtggctcacgcctgtaatcccagctactcgagaggctgaggctggagaatcgcttgaacctgggaggtggaggtttcagtgagccgagattgctccactgcactccagcctgggcaacaagagtgaaactccgtctcaaaaaaaaaaaaaaagcagtaattaggacaaattatgaaaaattagaataactttaagatttaatatctGCATAATAGAAACCTTAAATTCCAGAAAGCATAAGTTACAAGTGTGCTGTAAAGTAAAACTTTATTAATTACAGGTGTATAATGCTTAGATATttaatttcccttcaaaaaaaaataaattgggttgagaaaattaaaagtataataaccAGTAAGAAAATGATATTCAGCTTAAGTTTTTAATGCTAATCATAAAATATTCTAGCAATCCATCTGAAAGTAAAAAGTCCTGGTTCAGATGATAGCATGATTATATAAGGGGCCCTGGCTTCTGAAATTCTTGTAGTTAGTTGGTGTTATTCCTGAGCTTTTCAAATAGGGATTTGTGCAGGGCCTTCTTGTTTGGGGAATTGAAGCTGGTTTGCACAGTGCAAGACATACTAACTGAAGGTGTGTCTGCCTTAAGAATGGGGATGGAGAGGCCAGGCACACCCCCAGTCTCCTCGGTACTGGCACATTTAGACCGCCTGGCTCCCGCCTCTTCATCCTAACTCTGACCAGCTGGAGAATCAAGAGGGCCCTTTGCATCTTGGAAAACGGGTCCTTCTACCTCTTAAGTCCGTAACAAGTTGGGAGGAGGGCTCGTACCCCTGGAGCTATAGGAGGAAGCCCAGATGTCATCCTGGATGACTCCTGCAGACCATCTCTGTTGCCGGGGGCTGGCACTCACCCACATTCTGGAAGTATAAACAGGGATGGGAATAGGGTCTAATAAAGTTTTAGGCAGGCACCATCACGCTGGTGTCAGTTAATTTATTCTTGGCTCCCACATGCATTAGCACAAAAATTGCCAAGAGTCTCAGGAGTCCATAGGATATCCCCTTAGTCCGAGGGCAGCTTCTGGTATGCAGGAGTCGGTGTATGCACCAAATATAACTGGGTACAAATGAGCTAGTGAGCACCTGTGGCTTTTCCCTGAAGCCACATCTTTGAGGAATGGGAGGAGTCTTGTAGATGCTGGAGTCAGGCAGCCCAGTGTGAACCTGCTAACTGATCTCAGGCAGGGGCCAGCAAAGTCCCAAAAGGGCCAGACGATAATTGTTTTAGAATTGCAggccttatttttgtatttttagtagagccggggtctcactatgttgcccaggctggcctcaaacttctggcctccagtgatcctctggcctaggcctcccaaagccctgggaatacaggcatgagccactgcgcctgaatCTGGACAATGTTTTTAAACTTCTCAGCACATAAAAGGAGTCTTCTTAGAAGGATAGTTCTGCAAGTTCTGTATCAACATCCCAGGGCACGATTAAGAAAAAGCCCCGTTGGAGCCCACGGGAATGTCTGTGTGGTGTTTGACTGAACCTTGGGTCAGACTCATTTGGATTGGGCGTCTGACTTTCTCATGCACTGGCTTGCCCAGCTCTTGGGAAAGAACcacatcttgtttttcttttttttttttttttttttgagacggagtctggctctgtcgcccaggctggagtgcagtggccggatctcagctcactgcaagctccgcctcccgggtttacgccattctcctgcctcagcctcccgagtagctgggattacaggcgcctccaccacgcccggctagttttttgtatttttttagtagagacggggtttcaccgtgttagccaggatggtctcgatctcctgacctcgtgatccgcccgtctcggcctcccaaagtgctgggattacaggcttgagccaccgcgcccggccacatcttGTTTCTCTTTGTGTCCTAGTTCTCCCATGGTGCTTGATTTCTGAGCAAGCCCTTAGTCTGACTGAATTCTCCTATCTGCCTTTCTGTCTTGCATTCCTTATGGGGTGCCTAGATTTTGTGAAGTGGTTCATTCACTCAGTCATTCTGGTAATCGCTTATTCCACAGATATGTGAGCGTACCAGGGATGTGCTACCTGCTTGCTGAGTATGCAGCTCAGTGGGCAGAGCTAACATCCACTTGTTACTCCTGGAGGTGGGTAAGGTAGACAGCCATCAGATAATGACACAGACACATATCACAAACTGTAGCAAGCACTATGAAGGGGACACTTCATGTGTCCCCTTCGCATGTCCTcatatgaagggaaagatgctaTGGGGCATCTTCCAGGGTCAAGGGAAGGCTGCAGGGGAGTAAGTAAGGGGGCAGGAGCCAGCTCAAGCCAGAGAACAGAAATTGGGCTTTATTTCCATGTGAAGAGAAGCTAAAGAGAGCTTTAGGCAAAGCCCGATCTGTCTGATGTATGTTGTTTAAAGGCCTCTTTGGCTGCTGCATGCCATGCAGGAGTGGCTTGGAGTGGGGAAAGGGAAGCAGGAGACCACTTAAGAGGCTGTTGAGTGGCGCAGGAGAGACGCCGGTGGCTTGGATGGGTTGGGTAGCAGTGGGGATGGACAGAGCACTGGGAATGCACTGTGGGAGTGCCGAG
The window above is part of the Chlorocebus sabaeus isolate Y175 chromosome 27, mChlSab1.0.hap1, whole genome shotgun sequence genome. Proteins encoded here:
- the BLOC1S4 gene encoding biogenesis of lysosome-related organelles complex 1 subunit 4 encodes the protein MEGSSSDSGAPPEGLAEEAEPQGAAWSGDSGTVSQSHSSASGPWEDEGAEDGAPGRDLPLLRRAAAGYAACLLPGAEARPEVEALDASLEDLLTRVDEFVGMLDMLRGDSSQVVSEGVPRIHAKAAEMRHIYSRIDRLEAFVRMVGGRVARMEEQVTKAEAELGTFPRAFKKLLHTMNVPSLFSKSAPSRPQQAGYEAPVLFRTEDYFPCSERPQL